ATCCAAACGATCGTGTTTTCTTAGGAGTGTTTCCTGCCGCAATGCGTTATGCAGGACCGAGGGAGGCAATATTTCATGCATTAGTTAGGCGAAACTTTGGATGTACGCATTTCATTGTAGGACGCGATCATGCTGGAGTAGGAAATTATTATGGTACGTACGAAGCGCAGGAGATTTTTAAACTTTTCACAGTAGAAGAGCTAGGAATTACGCCACTCTTTTTTGAACATAGCTTTTACTGCAAGAAATGCGAGGCGATGGCTTCAACAAAAACATGTCCGCATGGAAAAGAAGATCATGTCATTTTATCGGGGACGAAAGTAAGAGAAATGCTAAGGGATGGTGACGTTCCGCCAAGTACGTTTAGCCGGAAGGAAGTCATTGAAGTATTAATTCGTGGTTTACAAAAAGCACGGTAACAGAATAAGGAGAGAATAGCATGGACACAAATATTACGTGGCATACAGCTTCTGTTTCGAAAGAGGAGAGAAGAAAGAGGAATGGGCACCATAGTTTTGTCATTTGGTTTACGGGGCTATCAGCTTCAGGAAAGTCAACGGTAGCAAATGCAGTTGCTAGAAAATTATTTGATAGAAACATAGGGAATTATGTATTGGATGGGGATAATATTCGGTACGGTTTGAATAAAGATTTAAGTTTTTCTGAAAGAGATCGCGCAGAAAATATTCGCCGTATTGGTGAGGTTTCAAAATTATTTGTTGACCAAGGAACGATTGTGCTTACAGCTTTTATCTCACCTTTTCGAGCAGATCGCCAGCAAGTGCGAGCTATTTTTGAGAAAGATGAATTTATCGAAGTGTTTGTGAAATGTCCAATCGAAGAGTGTGAGAAACGAGATCCGAAAGGGTTATATGAGAAAGCGAGACAAGGGGAGATTAAGCTGTTTACGGGCATTGATTCTCCATACGAAGAACCGGAAAAAGCGGAATTAACTGTGGAAACAAACCGTTATTCCATTGAAGAGTGTGCGGAACAAATCATTCATTATTTACAAGAACGTAGCTTCATATAGGGGGATAGATTATGAGTTATGAAAAAGTATGGGCAAGCAATGAGAAATTAAATAGGACAGAGAAAAAGAAACTAGAGAAAGATGGTTTGGAGATTTTTAAAGAGATTCCGTATTATGCTGAAAACGGCTTCGCATCTATTCCGAAAGAAGAATGGGATTCCTTTAAATGGGCGGGGTTATACTTGCAACGTCCAAAAGAGGCAGGGTACTTTATGATGCGTGTTAAT
The window above is part of the Bacillus cytotoxicus NVH 391-98 genome. Proteins encoded here:
- the cysC gene encoding adenylyl-sulfate kinase → MDTNITWHTASVSKEERRKRNGHHSFVIWFTGLSASGKSTVANAVARKLFDRNIGNYVLDGDNIRYGLNKDLSFSERDRAENIRRIGEVSKLFVDQGTIVLTAFISPFRADRQQVRAIFEKDEFIEVFVKCPIEECEKRDPKGLYEKARQGEIKLFTGIDSPYEEPEKAELTVETNRYSIEECAEQIIHYLQERSFI